The window TGCTGTTCACCGTGCCGTTCGGGTTGACCGTGAACATGCCGGGTTGGGCGGCAGTGAAGATGTACGAGAAACTCACCCGGTCATCGATCACGAAGAAAAACGGAAGTTCAGGGACCGGCTTTGCCTTGGCCTTGACCGGCAAATCTGCGGCGCTGGCGAAGCCAGCTGGTGCGAGCATGGCAAGTGACAGCGCCGCTGCTGCAAATGCTCCGTGACGATAAGACATTCTGAGTACCCCCAAGTTTACGATCGAATGGTCAAGGCCCAGTTGCAGCAACCGAATGGATCAAGGCCCGCTGCGGTGACACTTGCGCCGTTCGTTAAGCCTGAGAAGCCTCAAGTTTCTCCAAGGCATGCCGCATGTTTCATCACGAACGGGTGATCCATCGGCAGCTTCCGCGTCTTGCGCGCCGATCACCGCATTGCAATCCGCCGCCACGGGCGAACGGAAGGGTTTACGAAAATGTCCATTTCGATTGGCTTTTCGCCAAGTTACGGCACTGCACAAACACAACCACAGCGCTCACGAATTGACGCCAACCACTCCTGTACACGATCGAACGATCCTGCCTATATTGATGGCAGGCCTGATAGGGCCGTTCCGATTTGTCGCGACCGTCACAATTATGCAACACGGAATCGCCCGTCCCGGTCGGGGATCAGGCCGAAATCGGTCGCGGTGCGGCTAAGGCACGTCAAAGGCTAAGAGAATCACCGGGCCGCGGCCTGCCGAAGAGTTGGGCAAACGCTGGCGCTTTTTCCCTACTTACGCCGACGTCCAAACTAGCCCAGTATTGAGGCACTCCATCCCTCGCACGCGTGACAACGAATGTTAGATCCGACACCAACCGGCCTGCGTTCCGGGGAACCGCCGCTGCTCCAGACCATCGGGCTAACCAAGCGCTACGGCGATTTTCTCGCAAACGACGCGATCGACATCGAAATCTGGCCGCGGCAGATCCATGCGCTTCTCGGCGAGAACGGCGCCGGAAAATCAACCCTGGTCAAAACCATCTACGGGTTGATTCAGCCGAGCGAGGGCGAAATGCGCTGGCTCGGCGAGAAGATGGTGCTGTCCGGCCCCTCAGAGGCGCGCGCGCGCGGCATCGGCATGGTGTTCCAGCATTTTTCGCTGTTCGACAATCTCACTGTCGCCGAGAATGTGGCGCTCGGACTCGACGGCAAGGAATCCTTCAAGGACATGTCGGCGCGGCTTGAGGAAGTGTCCAATGTTTACGGGCTTCCGCTCGACCCCAAACGCGAGGTGTGGCAGCTCTCGGTCGGCGAGCGCCAGCGCATCGAGATCGTCCGGGCCTTGATGCAAGATCCCAAATTCCTGATCCTCGACGAACCGACCGCGGTATTGACCCCGCAGGAAGCCGATCAACTGTTCATCGTGCTGGACCGCCTGAAGGCCGAGGGCCGCGCGATCCTCTATATCAGCCACAAGCTGGAAGAGGTGAAGCGGCTGTGCGACACCGCCACAATCCTGCGCGGCGGCAAGAAGGTTGCAACCTGCAACCCGCAAGCGGAAACCGCAGCCTCGCTGGCGCGCATGATGGTCGGCGCCGACATCAAGGAAGTCAAAGCCGCCGCGGGCCGGCATGTCACGGTGCCGCGCCTCGTCGTCAACGATCTCTGCCTCGAGCCCGACGATCCTCACGGCGTACGGCTCGCGCATATTTCGCTCGAGCTGAAGGGTGGTGAAATCTTGGGCATCGCCGGCGTTGCCGGTAACGGTCAGGACGAGCTGTTCGCTGCACTCTCGGGCGAGCGGCTGTCGCCGGATCCGGGCACGGTAGTGATCGACGGCCAAGCGGCCGGACATCTCTCGATCACGCAGCGACGCAAGCTTGGCGCGGCGTTCGTGCCCGAAGAGCGCTTGGGCCACGGCACCGCGCCGCGCATGAAACTTTCCGAAAACGCGCTTTTGACCGGCCACGCCGCCAGCGGCATGGTCAATCATGGTTTCATCAACACCGCCGCGACGTTAAAGGCGGTCGATCGCACCACCGAGACATTCGATGTGCGCAAAGCCAAGCGCGACCCCGAAGCGGCAAGCCTGTCCGGCGGCAATTTGCAAAAGTTCATCGTCGGTCGCGAAATATTGCGTAACCCCGCCGTGCTGGTGGTCAGCCAGCCGACCTGGGGCGTGGACGCCGGCGCGGCGGCCGTGATCCGTCAGGCGCTGCTCGATCTTGCCGCCGCCGGCGCTGCCGTGCTGGTGACAAGCCAGGATCTGGATGAACTCGCCGAGATCGCCGACCGTATTGCGGTGATGTTCCACGGCCACCTCTCGGCGCCGATGGCGACTGCGGACGCTAGCCGCGAGAAGCTCGGCCTGCTGATGGGCGGAAGCAGCCTGGAGCAAAAGGAAACGGCTCATGCGGTTAGTGCTTGAGAAGCGGGCCGAGCGATCCAACACGATTGCGCTGGTATCGCCACTGATCGCGATCGGCTTGACGATCGTGACCATGAGCATCCTGTTCGCCATTCTCGGCAAGAACCCGATACTAGCGCTTTGGGTCTACTTCATCGATCCCTTGACCGACAGCTATTCGCTGCAGGAACTCGCGGTCAAAGCAACGCCGCTCGTGATGATCGCGATCGGCCTGTCGCTGTGCTATCTCGCCAACGTCTGGAACATCGGTGCGGAAGGTCAGTTCCTGATCGGCGCCGTTGCGGGTAGCTGGCTCGCGGTGAAAACGCAGGGCACCGAGGCCGGACATTGGGTGATGCCGGCGATGCTTTTGCTCGGAGCTGCGGCGGGCGCGCTCTATGCCCTGATACCGGCGATCTGCAAGGTGAAGTTCGGCGCCAGCGAAATCCTCACCAGCCTGATGCTGGTCTATGTGGCTGACCTGTTCCTCGATTATCTCGTCCGCGGTCCGTGGCGCGATCCGGCCGGCTTCAATTTCCCGACCACCGCCGAGTTCGATCCGGTCGCAACCGTGCCGCTCCTGATCCAAGGCGGCCGGCTGCATCTTGGCGCCGTCATCGCGCTTGTCGTCGTCGCCGCGGCCACCGTGCTGCTTGGGCGCACCATCAAAGGTTTTGAAATTCGGGTGGTCGGTGCCGCCCCCCGCGCGGCGCGTTTCGGCGGCTTCAATTCCGACCAGCTGATCCTGCTGACATTCGCCATCTCCGGGGCGCTGGCCGGACTTGCCGGAATCATCGAGGTCGCAGGTCCGGTCGGGCATCTGCAGCCGGGCATTTCACCCGGCTACGGTTTCACCGCGATCATCGTCGCGTTTCTCGGCCGGCTGAACCCAATTGGAATATTAATTGCAGGTCTTTTCCTCGCACTTACCTTCATCGGCGGCGAGCAGGCCCAGATCGCAATGAAAATCCCGTTGGACGTCACCAAGGTATTTCAGGGCATTCTGCTGTTCTACGTGCTCGCCTGCGACAGTCTCATTCTCTACCGCTTCCGGCTCATTTTCCCGTCACGACAGGTGCACAGTGGAACTGGTTGAGGCGATCATCCTTTCGGTGCTGGCGGCATCGACGCCGCTGCTGATCGCGGCGACCGGCGAACTCGTGACCGAACGCGCCGGCGTGCTCAACCTCGGCGTCGAAGGCATGATGATCGTCGGCGCGGCTTGCGGGTTCGGCGGAGCCTTGCTGTCGGGCTCGATCATTATTGGCGCGATCTGCGGCATTGTCGCGGGCACCCTATTGTCTCTGATCTTCGCGATGATGGCGCTCGGGCTAGCGGTCAATCAGGTTGCTACCGGTCTCGCGCTGACTATTCTCGGCATTGGATTGTCCGGCCTGATCGGCGCCGGCTTCGTCGGCGAGAGAATAACGCCGGCACCGCATCTCTACATCCCCGGCCTGACCGACATTCCGCTGGTCGGACGCATCTTGTTCGGCGAGGACGCCTTTATCTATTTGTCGCTGGCGCTGGTGATTGGCGTCTGGCTGTTTCTCTACAAGACGCGGACAGGCCTGGTGCTGCGGGCGGTCGGTGACAATCACGTTTCCGCGCACGCGCTCGGATATCCGGTGCTCAAGATCAGGATGTACGCCGTGATGTTCGGCGGCGCCTGCGCCGGCCTTGCGGGGGCTTATCTGCCGCTCGCCTATACGCCGTTCTTCATTCCGGGCATGACCGCCGGCCGCGGCTGGATCGCGCTCGCCCTGACCGTGTTCGCGTCCTGGCTGCCGGGCCGCCTCGTGATCGGCGCCTATCTGTTCGGCGCGGTGACGATTCTGCAGCTTCATGCCCAGGGCGCCGGTATTGGCGTGCCCTCGCAATTCATGTCGTCGCTGCCTTATCTGGCAACCGTCATCGTTCTGGTGCTGCTGTCGCGCGCCCGCACCGGCGGCTCGACCGCGCCGGCCGCACTGGGCACCGTGTTCGTGCCTGACCGCTGATTTAGTATTCCGGGCGTGCGCGATGGGGCGCCGCGTCCGGAACTGATGTTCCCCCCGACTGTTTGGAGATTTGACGATGAGGAAAAAACTTTTTGCCGCGGCCTCCGCGTTTCTGCTGGCCGGCGCTATCAGCAGCGGCGCCTCGGCCGCCGACAAGTTGAAGGTCGGGTTCATCTATCTCGGCCCGGTCGGCGACCTCGGCTGGACCTATCAGCACGACCTCGCCCGCCAGGCTCTGGCCAAGGAACTCGGCGACAAGATCGAGACGACCTTTCTGGAGAACGTGCCGGAAGGGCCCGACGCCGAGCGTGCCGTCGAGCAGCTCGTCCGCGCCGGCAACAAGCTGATCTTCACGACGTCGTTCGGTTACATGGACCCGACGCTGAAGGTGGCGAAGAAATACCCGAATGTGCATTTCGAGCACTGCTCGGGCTACAAGCGTGACGCCAACATGGCGACCTATTCGGCGCGCTGGTATCAGGGCCGTTACATCCAAGGCCAGATCGCAGCCAAGATGTCGAAGGCCGGCGTGCTCGGCTATATTGGTTCGTTCCCGATTCCGGAGGTCGTCTCGGGCATCAACGCCACGATGATCGGCGCGCAGACGGTCAATCCCAACATCAAGGTCAAGATCATCTGGGCCAACTCCTGGTTCGACCCCGGCAAGGAAGCCGACGCTGCGAAAGCGCTGCTCGATCAGGGCGCCGACGTGATCATGCAGCACACCGACTCACCGGCGGCGATGCAGGTCGCGAGCGAACGCGGCAAGCTGGCGTTCGGCCAGGATTCCGAAATGATAAAGTTCGGACCCAAGGCGCAGCTTACCTCGATCCTCGACACCTGGGCGCCCTATTACATCGCTCGCGTCAAGGCAGAGCTCGACGGCAGCTGGAAGTCCGAGGATACCTGGGGCGGGCTCGAGACCAAGATGTTCGCGATGGCGCCTTACACCAACATGCCTGACGACGTGAAGAAGATGGCGATGGATACCGAGGCCGCCCTCACCGCCGGCAAGCTGCAACCGTTCAAATGTCCTGTCGTCGCCCAGGACGGCACCACGGTCGAATGCAAGGGCGGCGACCATCTCGCCGACCCTCAGGTGCTCGGCATGAACTTCTACGTCAAAGGCATCGACGACAAGATTCCCGGCAAGTAAGGCCGGGCACTCCCGAGACTACCGGGTCCGGGCGGCAACGCCCGGACCCTTTTTCTTTCGCGCCGATAGCTGAGCGTTTTCACCCCACTTGCATCGTGTGCGCGGCGGCGCAGTGGCGCCGGATCAGGTCTGAAACGTCGAGCCCGGGAATGGCGCCGTCGGTGACCGCCCAGTGGCCGCCAACCATCACCCGGTCGGCGCGATAGGCGCCGCACAGCACGAGCGCCGCCAGGGGATCGCCGTGGCCGGAGAAACGCAATTCGTCGAGCTTGAACAACGCCAGATCGGCGGCCTTGCCGACCGCGATCTCGCCAAGTTCGGGACGGCCGACGCAGGCCGCCGATCCCTTCGTTGCCCAGCGCAGCGCGTCCTTGTGGCTGACGCGGGTGACGCCGTAGCGGGCACGCTGCAGCAGGAACGCCGCGCGCACCTCCTGCATCAGGTTGGATTTGTCGTTCGAGGCCGAGCCGTCGACGCCGAGGCCGATCGCGACCCCCGCCTCTTCCATGTCGCAGACCGGACAGCAACCGGACGCCAGAAGCTGATTGCTGCAGGCGCAATGGCTGATCGTGGTCTTGGCCTTACCCAAGCGCTTCATCTCGGCGGCATTGAAATGAATGCCATGGGCGAGCCAGGTCCGCGCGTTGAGCCAGCCGCTTTCCTCGAGATAATCCAGCGGCCGGCAGCCATGCATCTGCTCGCAGAATTTGTTCTCGTCCTCGGTCTCCGCCAGATGCGTATGCATGCGGACATCGAGCTTTTCCGCAAGCGCCGCGGTGGCGCGCATCAACGAGGTCGTCACCGAAAACGGCGAGCACGGCGCCAGCGCGATCTGCACCATGGCGTCTTCGCCGCGCTGATGATGCTTTGCCACCAAGCGCTCGCTGTCCGCGAGGATAGTATCTTCGTCCTGCACCACGCTGTCCGGCGGCAGGCCGCCGTCGCGCTGCGAGCGGTTCATCGAGCCGCGGGTCAACAGCACGCGGACGCCGAGCCGTTTTGCCACCGCAACTTCGATATCGATGGCGTCCTCAAGCCCCGCGGGAAACACGTAATGATGATCGGTCGTGGTGGTGCAGCCGGACAGCAGCAATTCCGACATCGCCACGGTGACGCCAAGTTCGAGCGCCTCCGGGGTCAGCCGCGCCCATACCGGATAGAGCGCCTCAAGCCACGGGAACAATTCCCGGTCAAGCGCCGCCGGCAGCGCCCGGGTCAAGGTCTGGTAGAAATGGTGATGGGTGTTGATCAGCCCCGGCAGCACCACATGGTCGCCGGCCTCGAAGAACGCCGCCGATGTCCTGGGCTGGCCGCCCTTCGGCACCAGCTCGACGATCCTGCCGTTTTGGACAACGACGCCCCGCTCCGCGCCATCGGCGAGGATGGCCAACGGATCCTTGATCCAGATCGCCCGATTTGGGTCCATCATGTTACTTTCTCCAGGGGACCGGAATTGCGAAACTAAAGCCACCCTGCAATTCAAGGACCAGCCCGATCCATGCGAGAGTTGGCGCCGGTCTTGCAAGAATTCTTAAACGGAGATGCATCTCTTTGAAAGCGCTAGCGTATCCATGGATTTGAACACGATTACCGAAGTCGCTCACCCCAAGAGCCGCGCGCAACTGCCCGTTTGGACGGCAGGCGATGCTTGGCTCGCGGGCGGGACCTGGCTGTTCTCCGAACCCCAGTCCCATCTGAGGCGGCTGATCGATCTGACCGACCTCAAATGGCCGGCGCTCACGATCGGGGAGGCCGAGCTTTCGATCGCGGCGACCTGCACGGTGGCGCAGCTCGACGCGCTCGCCTGCCCGCCGGAATGGCTCGCCGCACCCCTGATCAACCAATGCTGCCGAGCGTATCTGGCATCCTTCAAGATCTGGAAGACCGCCACCGTCGGCGGCAATCTCTGCATGTCGCTGCCCGCCGGCCCAATGATCTCGCTGACATCGGCGCTCGATGGCGTCTGCACGATCTGGAAGGCGGACGGCAGCGAGCAGAAGCTGCGCGTCACCGATTTTGTTATTGCCGACGAGCGCAATGTGCTCGCGCCGGGCGACCTGTTGCGGCAGATCGATATCCCACTCGCAGCGCTGAAACGACGCTCGGCTTTCCGACAGATCTCGCTGACGCCGGTAGGCCGCTCGGCCGCCTTGCTGATCGGCAGCATCGATAGCGGCGGCGGCATGACGCTGACGATTACAGCATCGACCAAGCGGCCGGTCCAATTGTCCTTTGCCAAAGGCCCGCAGGCCGAAGAACTGCGCGAGGCGATCCTGGATCACATTCCGGACGCGCTCTATCATGATGACGTCCACGGCAAGCCGGCATGGCGCAAGCACATGACGCTGCGCCTTGCCGAAGAGATTCGCAGGGAATTGCAAGGCCCGGCCCACTCATGACGTTTGAGATCAACGACAAGGCGTTCTCGGAAAATCCGCGCGCGGGGCAATGCCTGCGGACGTTCTTGCGCGACCTCGGGCATTTCGGCGTCAAGAAAGGCTGCGACGCCGGCGACTGCGGCGCCTGCACCGTGCTGCTCGACGGCGAGCCGGTACATAGTTGCCTGATCCCGGCGTTTCGCGCCGACGGCCATGCCGTCACCACCATCGAAGGCCTCGCTAGCGATGGCGGCACGCATCCGATGCAACAGGCATTTCTCGATGCGCAGGGCTTTCAGTGCGGCTTCTGCACCGCCGGCATGATCCTGACCTGCGCGTCGCTGAACCAGGCGCAACGGCAGGATCTCGGGGCTTCGCTGAAGGGAAACATTTGCCGCTGCACTGGCTATCGCGCGATCGAGGACGCGCTCGACGGCAAGACCAATATCGAGGACGCCGCCGCCGGCACCGCCTTCGGCCGCAGCCTGCCGGCGCCGGCCGGACCGCAGGTGGTTCGGGGCGCGGCGCGCTACACCTTCGATACGGCGGTGGAAGGTTTGCTGCACATCAAACTGCTGCGCTCGCCGCATCCGCACGCCAAAATCATCTCGATCGACAAGACCGCGGCATTGGCCGTTCCCGGCGTGCATGCGGTCCTGACCTTCGAAGACGCGCCGCGCCGGCTGTTTTCCACCGCGCGGCACGAAAGAGTCTGGATGGATCCGGACGATACCCGCGTGCTGGACGATGTCGTGCGCTTCATCGGACAGAAAGTCGCCGCCGTCGTTGCGGAAACCGAGGCGGCTGCCGAAGAAGGCTGCCGCCGCCTCAAGGTCGACTACGACATCTTGCCGGCGGTGTTCGATCCCGAACAGGCGATTGCGCCCGGCGCGCCGCTGCTTCACGCGGACAAAACAACGGAACAGCGCGTGACCGGCGCGGGGCGGAACATCGTCGCGGAAACCCATGGCGAGTACGGCGATGTCGCCAGCGCGCTTAAGCAGTCCGCGGTCACCTATGAGGGCACGTTCACGACCCAGCGCGTCCAGCACGCTGCCTTGGAAACCCATGGCGGGCTCGCCTGGGTCGACGCCAGCGGCATCCTGAACGTACGCTCCAGCACGCAGACGCCGTTCCTGACGCGGCGGGCGCTGACGGAGATTTTTGACCTCGCCCCGGACAAGGTCCGGGTGTTCTGCGAACGGGTCGGCGGCGGCTTTGGCGGCAAGCAGGAAATGTTCGTCGAGGATATTCTGGCGCTCGCTGCGCTCAAGACCGGACGCCCGGTGAAACTGGAGTTCACCCGCGAGGAGCAATTCATCTCGACCTCGACGCGGCATCCGATGCGCGTCAGCGTCAAGGCCGGCGCCGACAGTGACGGAAAACTGACGGCGCTGCAGCTCGACGTGCTCTCCAACACCGGTGCCTATGGCAATCATGGCCCACCGGTGCTGTTCCATGCCTGCGGCGAGTCGCTCGGCGTCTATAATTGCCCGAACAAGAAGGTCGACGCCGTCGTCGCCTATACCAACACGCTGCCGGCGGGCGCCTTCCGCGGCTACGGCCTGCCGCAAACGCTTATCGCGGTGGAAGCCGCCATCGACGAACTGGCCAAGGGTCTTGGCATCAGTCCGTTTGAGATCCGCCGCCGCAACATCGTCAAGCCCGGCGATCCCATGCTGTCGCCGCCGGGCTCCGGGCATAACGACATCTTCTACGGCTCCTACGGGCTCGATCAGTGCCTCGACCTGGTCGAGCGCGCGATGCAGGCCGAAGCACCCAAGGTCGAGCTCTCCGCCGACTGGCTGATCGGCGAAGGCATCGCGCTGACCATGATCGACACCGTGCCGCCGGACGGGCATATCGCGGATGCCGCGATTGCGCTCTGCGAGGACGGCTCCTTCGAGCTGACCGTCGGCACCGCCGAGTTCGGCAACGGCACCTCGACGGTGCATCGCCAGATCGCCGCGACCGCGCTTGCGACCACCGTCGACCAGATTCGCCTTAGGCAATCGGACACCGCGCATGGCGGCCACGACACCGGCGCCTATGGCTCTACCGGCACGTTTGTCGCCGGACGCGCGACCCAGGCAGCGGCGAAAAATCTCGCCGACGATCTCAGGGTATTCGTTTCCACCGCGGCCAAGACCGATCCCGACGCTTGCGTGCTCGAAAACGATTCCGTGGTCTGCGGCAAGGAGCGCGTCTCGTTCGCCAAGATCGCCGAGACCGCGCGCGCGCAAGGACAGTCGCTTCACGCAACCGGCTCTTCCGGGGGTACGCCGCGCTCGGTTGCGTTCAACGTGCAGGGTTTTAGGGTCGCCGTGAACAAGGGTACCGGCGAAATCAAGATTCTGAAGAGCGTGCAGGCCGCCGATGCCGGCCGGGTCGCCAATCCCATGCAATGCCGCGGCCAGGTCGAGGGCGGCGTCGCGCAGTCGCTCGGCGCCACCCTCTACGAGGAGATGGTGATCGATGAGGGCGGCCGCGTCGTCAATCCGAAATTCCGCGACTATCATTTGCCGTCCTTTGCCGACGTTCCGCGCACCGAAGTGTTGTTCGCCGACACCAGCGATACGCTGGGGCCGATGGGCGCCAAATCGATGAGCGAGAGCCCCTATAATCCGGTCGCCGCCGCGCTCGGTAACGCGCTTGCGAATGCCACCGGCATCCGCTTCGCGTCGGTGCCGTTCAAGCCGGACCGGCTGTGGCCGAAGCTTCAGGAGAAGTTTGGCTCGTAATCACCCCCGCCCCACCGTGCATTCGATCTGGCCGTGGGGCTCGTCGGTCGGCAGGAAGACGTCGTTGTGGTTATCGAGCCCGAATGCCGACAGGTTCATCGGGATGAAGTGCATGTTCGGGCAGGCCATGCTGATCTCGGAAATTTCCGGCACCGCCGCAAGCGCCGCTTCGCCCATCCGGTACAAACTGTCCTGCACGCTCGAGCTATAGGTGGTGCCGAACACTTCCAGCGCGGTCGAAAGGATCTTCGCGTTGGTGGCCGGATAGTTTTCCGGCTTCGCCGACCATTTCCAGGACGCCACCATGGAGGTCGCACACATCCGGTCGTTGGTTTCCTTGATCGTCGTGTAGGGATCCTTGACATAGTTTTCCCAGCCCGACTGGGTCGACTTCATGAAGGTAAACCCGTCGATGCCGGAAGCGAGCGTCGATCCCTGGCGAGTGGCGGTGACTTCGACGGTCGGCTTGCCGTTGCCGTCGAGCACAAAACTGTGCGGATGCGGCTTGCCGCCGAAACTGAGCCGGCTCCATTTTGTCTCATGCGCGGTGATCGCCACCGAACTGACCTGCGGATAAGTGTCGAGATATTTCGTGGCCAGCACTTGGCAGAATTCCTCCGTACAGAGAGAGGTGTTTTCTCGCGCGACGATGTTGACGACGTTCTTGATGGTGTCGGTCGAGACCGAGGTCGAGTTGTCGGCGTGCGTATAGGCGCGGGCAAAATCGCCCTCGATCATCGCCTTGACGTTGAGCTGGCTGACCTCGTGGCGATCGCCATCGCGATGGATGCGCATGACGCGAACCCGGCCCTTGCCGTATTTGTTTTTTATCAGTGGCACGTGCGAGACCTCCTGTTCAATCGGCGATTTTTGCCCGGCTCCGTTTCGCACCGGCCCCGGTCAATGAATAGCAACCTGCGTGCCAATTCAACTCCCCCGATAGGTCGCGTAGCTCCAGGGCGTGACCAATAGCGGCACGTGGAGATGGCCTTCGGGATCGCTCACCGAAAAACGTAACGGTATTTTATCGAGGAACGGCGGATCGGACATCGGCACCTGCCGTTCGGTAAAATATTTCCCGACGCTGAAGGTCAGCTCATAGCGCCCGATCGGCACCGGCCGGCCGCCGATCAGGGGCTTGTCGGTGCGGCCATCGGCATTGGTGATGGTGCGGGTCACGACGCGGCTTGAGCCGAGCTCGGATAGTTCGACGAGTTCGACCGCGATGCCGGCCGCGGGCCGGCCGCTATGCGTATCCAGCACATGGGTCGACAGCCGCCCATGCACCTGCAGCCGGTCGTCGCCAACGACGAGTAAATCAAGGCGCAGTGCCGCGATCCGGCAGATCTCCTCGATCGATTTCCGCGTCTCGGTTTTGGCATCGTTCGGCAGGCGGCGCTCGAAATCGCGCAGGATCGAATCCTTGGTGTGGCGGCGAACACTGACGATGTAAGGAAAACCGAATTTGGCGCGGTAGGCATTGTTGACGCGCTCGAACGCCTCATATTCGGCATCCGACAAGCGGTCGAAGCCGACGCTGTTCTGTTCGTCATTGGATTCCGCGGTGAGGCCGGCGGCACGCTGGGTCTTGTTGGCGAGATCGGGATGCGCTTTTATCAGTGCAAGGCGCAGTTCGGGGGCCCCGCGATCGACGGCGGCCTTCATCGCGGCGAACAACGCCTTCACGCCGGCAAACGGCCGTGCGGATGCCGCCTGCTCGGCGATCCATGGCGAGTACTCAAAGATATTAGAAAGCGCCGCGACAAAATCGTCCTTGCTGCAGACGTTGAGATCGGCGAGCGTTTTCTGCGACATCTTTGCCCTCGCTATCCGATGTCGAAGGCGTTGGCGGCGAGATGCGAAAGATGGGCGTGCCAGTGCTGCGCGATCTGCAGCCGCGTCGGCACCCAGACCCGCTCATGCTTCATGATGTAGTCGAGAAACCGCATCAGCGATGCCGCGCGGCCGGGACGGCCGACCACGCGGCAATGCAGCCCGACCGACATCATCTTTGGTGACGTCTCGCCTTCGGCATAGAGCACGTCAAAACTGTCCTTGAGATAAGTGAAGAACTGATCGCCGCCGCCAAACCCCTGCGCATTGACAAAGCGCATGTCGTTGGCATCGAGGCTATAGGGGATGATCAGATGCGGCCCGGCCGGTCCCTTGATCCAGTACGGCAGATCGTCGGCATAGGAGTCGCAGGAATAGAGGAAGCCGCCGGCCTCCATCACCAGCCGCACCGTGTTGATCGAGGTACGCCCGGTGTACCAGCCGAGCGGATGCTGTCCGGTGACCTCGGTGTGGACACGGATCGCGTCCGCGATCTCCGCGCGCTCCTCCGCTTCCGACATGTCCTTGTGCTCGACCCATCGGAGGCTGTGGCTGGCAATATCCCAGCCGGCCTCTTTCATGGCGGCGACAATTAACGGATTTCGTTTCAGCGCGTTGGCGACGCCGAATACGGTGGTCGGCAGCTTGCGCTCGGTAAAGATCCGCCACAGCCGCCAGAAGCCGGCGCGCGAGCCATATTCGAACATGGATTCGATATTGGCGTGGCGCTGCCCGGGCCAGGGCTGCGCGCCCAGCACGTCCGACAAAAACGCCTCCGACGCACGGTCGCCGTGCAAAATGTTGTTCTCGCCGCCCTCTTCGAAATTGACCACGAACTGCACAGCGACGCGCGCATTGCCCGGCCAGCGCGGATCGGGCGGGTTGCGCCCGTAGCCATGGAGGTCGCGGGGATATCGGGCGTCCGCCACTTAGACTTCCTCGAACCTGATCTTCTGCGCGCCTTTCCAGAGCACGGTCTTGCCGAACGTCGCCAAATTCTCCAGGCCCGAGGTTAGCGTAACAAAATGATTGCCGGCGAGCTGGCCCATCTTGCTCGCGAAATGCACGCCGCCATAGGCCAGCAGAATCTCGGTCTCGCTGATGCCGCCGGGATAGAGGATGATCTGGCCCGGCGCGGGATAGCTGGTGTGGTTCTCGTAAGTGACGCCGAAATCGAGATCGCCGAGCGGCATCCAGACGCCCTCGCCGCTCCAGCGCACATGGATGGCCTGGCTCTCGAACGGCATCGCCTTGCGAAAGGCGGCGACGGTTTTTGGCGCCAGTTGTTCTTCGAAACGGGCCTGGAAAAC is drawn from Bradyrhizobium lablabi and contains these coding sequences:
- the puuE gene encoding allantoinase PuuE; the encoded protein is MADARYPRDLHGYGRNPPDPRWPGNARVAVQFVVNFEEGGENNILHGDRASEAFLSDVLGAQPWPGQRHANIESMFEYGSRAGFWRLWRIFTERKLPTTVFGVANALKRNPLIVAAMKEAGWDIASHSLRWVEHKDMSEAEERAEIADAIRVHTEVTGQHPLGWYTGRTSINTVRLVMEAGGFLYSCDSYADDLPYWIKGPAGPHLIIPYSLDANDMRFVNAQGFGGGDQFFTYLKDSFDVLYAEGETSPKMMSVGLHCRVVGRPGRAASLMRFLDYIMKHERVWVPTRLQIAQHWHAHLSHLAANAFDIG
- a CDS encoding DUF3830 family protein, whose translation is MSQLIVHAGDFVFQARFEEQLAPKTVAAFRKAMPFESQAIHVRWSGEGVWMPLGDLDFGVTYENHTSYPAPGQIILYPGGISETEILLAYGGVHFASKMGQLAGNHFVTLTSGLENLATFGKTVLWKGAQKIRFEEV